One window of Kryptolebias marmoratus isolate JLee-2015 linkage group LG3, ASM164957v2, whole genome shotgun sequence genomic DNA carries:
- the uso1 gene encoding general vesicular transport factor p115 isoform X4 — translation MNFIRGVIAGQAAGPQPTGAETIQKLCDRVASSTLLEDRRDAVRALKSLSKKYRMEVGTQAMDHLINILQTDRSDSEILGYALDTLYNIICNDEEEEQDENAQKQADDLGAQFTEKLIEDPEHVTLLLTLLEEFDFHVRWPGVKLLTALLKNQGAQVQGIILVSPMGVSRLMDLLADSREVIRNDGLLLLQQLTKGNAAIQKIVAFENAFERLLDIITEEGSSDGGIVVEDCLLLLLNLLKNNSSNQNFFKEGSYIQRMKPWFEVGDDNSGWSAQKVTNLHLMLQLVRVMVSPVNSPGATASCQKCMFQCGLLQQLCTILMATGVPADILTETINTVSEVIRGSQVNQDYFASVNAPSNPPRPAIVVLLMSMVNERQPFVLRCAVLYCFQCFLYKNQKGQGEIVATLLPSTIDANSISAGQLLCGGLFSADSLSNWCAAVALAHALQDNLTQKEQLLRVQLATSLGKPPVSLLQQCTNILSQGSKVQTRVGLLMLLCTWISSCPIAVTHFLHNQDNVPFLTAQISENLGEDERLVQGLCALLLGICIFYNDNSLENYTKEKLKQLIEKRIGKENFVEKLGFITKHELYSRAALKPQPVFPSPEQMLFDHEFTKLVKELEGMITKAVHKSSEEEKEEEEVKKTLEQHDSIVTQYKELIREQDAQIQELREQVKSMAAQNEQMQATLSQQLAQIQQHKDQYNILKLKLGKESQSPSSSQGDGSQVNGLQTEELSQLREQLDELRGQHALLQTQLGDKDALIDSLKSSAQTESPAGGSDDSELLQELEALKNQVQSQLAEINQLKKERQELLRKAESVSSDTAPPSDGTSDAVRAELESRLAAQTSETEKLKESRAEMERQLASATSTVAILQMEKTKLQGELQESKKEQDDLLMLLADQDQKITSLKQRLKALGEPVEDEDDLDARDQTSEDEDEEDED, via the exons ATGAACTTCATCAGGGGAGTGATAGCGGGGCAGGCTGCCGGGCCACAGCCGACCGGAGCAGAGACG ATCCAGAAGTTGTGCGACAGGGTTGCCTCTTCAACGCTTTTAGAAGATCGCAGAGATGCTGTCCGGGCGCTGAAGTCCCTCTCTAAG AAATATCGCATGGAAGTCGGCACACAGGCAATGGATCACCTGATTAACATACTGCAGACTGACAG GTCGGACTCAGAAATCCTGGGTTACGCCTTGGACACGCTCTACAACATCATCTGCAAcgacgaggaggaagagcaaG ATGAGAATGCTCAGAAGCAGGCGGATGACCTCGGAGCCCAGTTCACGGAGAAGCTCATCGAGGACCCCGAACACGTAACCCTGCTGCTCACCCTGCTGGAG GAGTTTGACTTCCACGTCCGCTGGCCTGGAGTGAAGTTACTGACCGCCCTGCTGAAGAACCAGGGCGCTCAGGTGCAGGGCATCATCCTCGTTAGCCCCATGG gTGTTTCCAGACTGATGGACCTGTTGGCAGACTCTAGAGAGGTCATTCGTAATGAT GGTTTACTGTTGCTTCAGCAGCTGACCAAAGGCAATGCGGCCATTCAGAAAATCGTGGCGTTTGAGAACGCTTTTGAGCGTCTCCTCGACATCATCACAGAGGAGGGCAGCAGCGACGGAG GTATCGTGGTGGAGGactgcctgctgctgctgctcaacCTGCTGAAGAACAACAGCTCCAACCAGAACTTCTTCAAAGAGGGCTCCTACATCCAGAGGATGAAGCCGTGGTTCGAGGTCGGCGACGACAACTCGGGCTGGTCCGCGCAGAAGGTCACGAACCTCCACCTCATGCTGCAG CTGGTGCGGGTGATGGTGTCGCCGGTGAACTCGCCCGGAGCCACAGCCAGCTGCCAGAAGTGCATGTTCCAGTGTGGCctgttgcagcagctgtgcaCCATCCTCATGGCCACCGGCGTGCCTGCTGACATCCTCACCGAG ACCATAAACACCGTTTCAGAGGTTATCAGAGGCTCGCAGGTCAACCAGGACTACTTTGCTTCTGTCAACGCCCCTTCAAATCCACCGAG ACCGGCTATCGTGGTGCTGCTCATGTCCATGGTGAACGAGAGGCAGCCCTTTGTGCTCCGCTGTGCGGTCCTTTACTGCTTCCAGTGTTTCCTCTACAAAAACCAGAAGGGCCAGGGCGAGATAGTGGCCACCCTGCTGCCCTCCACCATAGATG CTAATTCGATCTCAGCCGGCCAGCTGCTGTGTGGAGGCCTGTTCTCAGCAGACTCTCTCTCCAACTGGTGCGCCGCCGTGGCCCTGGCCCACGCCCTGCAGGACAACCTCACTCAAAaggagcagctgctgagggTCCAGCTGGCCACCAGCCTGGGCAAGCCGCCCGTCTCGCTGCTGCAGCAGTGCACCAACATCCTCTCTCAG GGCAGTAAAGTCCAGACCAGGGTGGGGCTCCTCATGCTGCTGTGCACGTGGATCAGCAGCTGCCCGATCGCCGTCACGCACTTCCTGCACAACCAGGACAACGTGCCCTTC CTGACTGCTCAGATCTCGGAGAACCTGGGGGAGGATGAGCGGCTCGTTCAGGGCCTCTGTGCCCTGCTGCTCGGTATCTGCATCTTCTACAACGACAACTCGCTGGAAAACTACACCAA AGAGAAACTGAAGCAGCTGATCGAGAAGCGCATTGGGAAGGAAAACTTCGTCGAAAAGCTCGGTTTCATCACCAAACATGAGCTGTACTCGCGGGCGGCCCTGAAGCCGCAGCCCGTCTTCCCGTCTCCGGAGCAGATGCTTTTCGACCACGAGTTCACCAAACtggtgaaggagctggagg GTATGATCACCAAAGCGGTTCACAAGTCCagcgaggaggagaaggaggaagaggaggtgaagaagaCCTTGGAGCAGCACGACAGCATCGTAACCCAGTACAAAGAGCTGATCAGAGAGCAG GACGCTCAGATCCAGGAGCTGAGGGAGCAGGTGAAGTCCATGGCGGCTCAGAACGAACAGATGCAAGCGACGCTCAGCCAACAGCTGGCCCAGATCCAGCAGCACAAAGACCAGTACAACATCCTGAAACTGAAACTAG GTAAGGAGAGCCAGAGTCCGTCCAGCAGCCAGGGAGACGGCTCCCAGGTAAACGGGCTGCAGACGGAGGAGCTCTCCCAGCTCCGGGAGCAGCTGGACGAGCTGCGCGGGCAGCACGCCCTCCTTCAGACGCAGCTCGGTGACAAAGACGCGCTCATCGACAGCCTG AAATCTTCAGCGCAGACAGAGAGTCCAGCAGGAGGATCGGACGACTCAGAGCTGCTCCAG GAACTGGAGGCTTTGAAGAATCAGGTTCAGTCCCAGTTGGCAGAAATCAACCAGCTAAAGAAGGAGAGACAGGAGCTGCTAAGAAAAGCCGAatctgtg tcctcTGACACGGCGCCCCCCAGCGACGGCACGTCAGACGCCGTCAGAGCCGAGCTGGAGAGCCGACTGGCAGCACAGACGTCTGAGACGGAGAAACTGAAG GAGAGCCGGGCAGAGATGGAGCGGCAGCTGGCGTCAGCCACCAGCACGGTGGCCATCCTGCAGATGGAGAAGACGAAGCTTCAGGGCGAGCTCCAGGAGTCCAAGAAGGAGCAGGACGACCTGCTGATGCTGCTGGCAGACCAGGACCAGAAGATCACCAGCCTGAAACAGAGGCTCAAAGCCCTGGGAGAGCCG GTGGAAGACGAGGACGACCTCGACGCTAGGGACCAGACCTCGGAGGACGAAGACGAAGAAGACGAGGACTAG